In a genomic window of Bradyrhizobium ontarionense:
- a CDS encoding FkbM family methyltransferase: MGQAPIQFDRASGALEGANLWERTAALALATGSKISSHFAHRGYNRCANLLRMTLPERDIAIKLNSDAVFEFPYGDGYWSKLLNRAYHYEDELELLFLGTIDVDYTFIDGGANYGYWSVLVSSAPYGSHKAIAIEPSAANFAKLANNAKINAGRFEVMKCAIGAARGTAHLTGTKHEAFSIAGGGAGGEQVPVMALDDLIEDGRVQGTGKYLVKLDVEGVEIEAIRGGTRLLATDSMILCEEHGQDRNHTVSRYILDQTPMQLMVYDPSSRRFETVTELSILDRIKVSAHVGYNVFGTASAFWQNRVAALNADAARRMQ; the protein is encoded by the coding sequence ATGGGCCAGGCGCCGATCCAGTTTGATCGTGCTTCCGGGGCGCTCGAAGGAGCGAATCTCTGGGAGCGCACGGCTGCATTGGCGCTGGCAACCGGCTCGAAGATCTCGTCGCACTTTGCACATCGCGGCTACAATCGCTGCGCCAATCTGCTGCGGATGACGTTGCCGGAGCGCGACATTGCGATCAAGCTCAACTCGGATGCCGTGTTCGAGTTTCCCTACGGCGATGGCTACTGGAGCAAGCTGCTCAACCGCGCCTACCACTACGAGGACGAACTCGAGCTCCTGTTCCTCGGCACGATCGATGTCGACTACACCTTCATCGATGGCGGCGCCAATTACGGCTACTGGTCGGTGCTGGTGTCGAGCGCGCCCTATGGTTCGCACAAGGCGATCGCGATCGAGCCGTCCGCGGCGAACTTCGCCAAGCTCGCCAACAACGCCAAGATCAATGCCGGCCGCTTCGAGGTGATGAAGTGCGCGATCGGCGCTGCCCGCGGAACGGCGCATCTGACCGGGACCAAGCACGAGGCGTTCAGCATTGCGGGCGGCGGCGCGGGCGGCGAGCAGGTGCCCGTCATGGCGCTCGATGATCTGATCGAAGACGGCAGGGTGCAGGGTACCGGCAAATATCTCGTCAAGCTCGACGTCGAGGGCGTCGAGATCGAGGCGATCAGGGGCGGTACGCGGCTGCTTGCGACCGACAGCATGATTCTGTGCGAGGAGCACGGCCAGGACCGCAATCATACGGTGTCGCGCTATATCCTCGATCAGACGCCGATGCAGCTGATGGTCTACGATCCCTCGAGCCGCCGCTTCGAGACCGTGACCGAACTGTCGATCCTCGACCGCATCAAGGTGTCCGCTCACGTCGGCTATAATGTGTTCGGTACCGCAAGTGCCTTCTGGCAGAATCGCGTCGCAGCGCTCAATGCAGACGCCGCGCGCCGCATGCAATGA
- a CDS encoding NADH-quinone oxidoreductase subunit D — protein MNEQSPALRNFTINFGPQHPAAHGVLRLVLELDGEVVERVDPHIGLLHRGTEKLIETKTYLQAIPYFDRLDYVAPMNQEHAFCLAAEKLLGIEVPRRGQLIRVLYCEIGRILSHLLNVTTQAMDVGALTPPLWGFEEREKLMVFYERASGSRMHAAYFRIGGVHQDLPTKLIDDIDAWCDPFLKVVDDLDRLLTGNRIFKQRNVDIGVITLKQAWEWGFSGVMVRGSGAAWDLRKAQPYECYAEMDFDIPIGKNGDCYDRYLIRMEEMRQSVRIMKQCIAKLRAPDGQGPVVIADNKITPPRRGEMKRSMEALIHHFKLYTEGVHVPAGEVYAAVEAPKGEFGVYLVADGSNKPYKCKIRAPGFAHLQAMDFICRGHLLADVSAILGSLDIVFGEVDR, from the coding sequence ATGAACGAGCAGAGCCCGGCACTCCGCAACTTCACCATCAACTTCGGTCCGCAGCATCCGGCGGCGCACGGCGTGCTGCGCCTGGTGCTGGAACTCGATGGCGAGGTCGTCGAGCGGGTCGATCCGCACATCGGTCTCCTGCATCGCGGTACCGAGAAGCTGATCGAGACCAAGACCTACCTGCAGGCGATTCCCTATTTCGATCGGCTCGACTATGTCGCGCCGATGAACCAGGAGCACGCGTTCTGCCTTGCGGCGGAGAAGCTGCTCGGCATCGAGGTGCCGCGCCGCGGCCAGCTGATCCGCGTGCTCTATTGCGAGATCGGTCGCATCCTGTCGCACCTCCTCAACGTCACCACGCAGGCGATGGATGTCGGCGCGCTGACCCCGCCGCTGTGGGGCTTCGAGGAGCGCGAGAAGCTGATGGTGTTCTATGAGCGCGCCTCGGGCTCCCGCATGCATGCGGCCTATTTCCGCATCGGCGGCGTGCATCAGGACCTGCCGACGAAGCTGATCGACGACATCGATGCCTGGTGCGATCCGTTCCTCAAGGTGGTGGACGATCTCGACCGGCTGCTGACCGGCAACCGCATCTTCAAGCAGCGCAACGTCGATATCGGCGTCATCACGCTGAAGCAGGCCTGGGAGTGGGGCTTCTCCGGCGTCATGGTACGCGGCTCGGGCGCAGCCTGGGATCTGCGCAAGGCGCAGCCTTATGAGTGCTACGCCGAGATGGATTTCGATATTCCGATCGGCAAGAACGGCGACTGCTACGATCGCTACCTGATCCGCATGGAAGAGATGCGCCAGTCCGTGCGCATCATGAAGCAGTGCATCGCCAAGCTGCGCGCGCCCGACGGGCAGGGGCCGGTCGTCATTGCCGATAACAAGATCACGCCGCCGCGCCGTGGCGAGATGAAGCGCTCGATGGAAGCGCTGATCCACCACTTCAAGCTCTACACCGAAGGCGTGCACGTGCCGGCCGGCGAGGTCTATGCCGCGGTCGAGGCGCCGAAGGGGGAGTTCGGCGTCTATCTCGTCGCCGACGGCAGCAACAAGCCTTACAAGTGTAAGATCCGTGCGCCGGGCTTCGCGCATCTGCAGGCGATGGATTTCATCTGCCGCGGCCATCTGCTCGCCGACGTCTCCGCCATTCTCGGCTCGCTCGACATCGTGTTCGGAGAGGTCGACCGCTGA
- a CDS encoding NADH-quinone oxidoreductase subunit C — protein sequence MDDGRLDALGQTIVSALPGAAIGYSIAFNQLTVNVEPGRIVDVVKHLRDDAACRFINFTDITAVDYPERAKRFDVVYHLLSPTLNTRIRLKAEADETTQVPSIIEVFPGADWFERETYDLYGVIFVGHPDMRRLLTDYGFDGHPLRKDFPTTGFVEVRYDDQEKRVVYEPVRLNQEFRKFDFLSPWEGADYPLPGDEKVTK from the coding sequence ATGGACGACGGCAGGCTCGACGCCCTTGGGCAGACGATCGTGAGCGCGCTTCCGGGCGCGGCGATCGGGTATTCGATCGCGTTCAATCAGCTCACGGTGAACGTGGAGCCGGGCCGGATCGTCGATGTCGTCAAACATTTGCGTGATGATGCGGCCTGCCGTTTCATCAACTTCACCGACATTACGGCGGTCGACTACCCGGAGCGCGCGAAGCGCTTCGATGTCGTCTACCACCTGCTGTCGCCGACGCTGAACACCCGGATTCGTCTCAAGGCCGAGGCCGACGAGACCACGCAGGTGCCCTCGATCATCGAGGTGTTTCCCGGTGCCGACTGGTTCGAGCGCGAGACGTATGACCTCTATGGCGTGATCTTCGTCGGCCATCCCGACATGCGCCGGCTCTTGACGGACTACGGCTTCGACGGCCATCCGCTGCGCAAGGACTTCCCGACCACCGGCTTCGTCGAGGTGCGCTACGACGATCAGGAGAAGCGCGTGGTGTACGAGCCGGTGCGGCTCAACCAGGAATTCCGCAAGTTCGATTTCCTCTCGCCCTGGGAGGGCGCGGACTATCCGCTGCCGGGCGACGAGAAAGTCACGAAGTGA
- a CDS encoding NuoB/complex I 20 kDa subunit family protein has product MSPTTSSTGPAIAPAPKGILDPATGRPIGANDPYFLEVRHELSDKGFFVATADDLITWARTGSLMWMTFGLACCAVEMMQVSMPRYDVERFGFAPRASPRQSDVMIVAGTLTNKMAPALRKVYDQMPEPRYVISMGSCANGGGYYHYSYSVVRGCDRIVPIDIYVPGCPPTAEALLYGVLLLQKKIRRTGTIER; this is encoded by the coding sequence TTGAGCCCGACCACGTCCTCGACCGGGCCGGCTATCGCTCCGGCCCCGAAGGGCATTCTCGATCCCGCGACCGGCAGGCCGATCGGTGCCAACGACCCATATTTCCTCGAGGTCAGGCACGAACTGTCGGACAAGGGATTCTTCGTCGCCACCGCCGACGATCTGATCACGTGGGCTCGCACCGGGTCCCTGATGTGGATGACGTTCGGCCTCGCCTGTTGCGCGGTCGAGATGATGCAGGTCTCGATGCCGCGCTACGACGTCGAGCGTTTCGGCTTCGCGCCGCGTGCTTCGCCGCGCCAGTCGGACGTGATGATCGTGGCAGGCACCCTGACCAATAAAATGGCGCCGGCGCTGCGCAAGGTCTACGACCAGATGCCCGAGCCGCGCTACGTCATCTCGATGGGCTCGTGCGCCAACGGCGGCGGCTACTATCACTATTCCTATTCGGTGGTCCGCGGCTGCGACCGCATCGTTCCCATTGATATCTATGTCCCCGGCTGTCCGCCCACCGCGGAAGCGCTGCTGTACGGTGTTCTGCTGTTGCAGAAGAAGATCCGGCGCACCGGCACGATCGAACGCTGA
- a CDS encoding NADH-quinone oxidoreductase subunit A, with product MTGILQNYLPLVVFIGVAAIIGVVLLIAPFLVAYQQPDPEKLSAYECGFNAFDDARMKFDVRFYLVAILFIIFDLEVAFLFPWAVAFGKLGAAGFWSMLVFLAVLTVGFAYEWKKGALEWD from the coding sequence ATGACCGGCATCCTCCAGAATTATCTCCCCCTCGTCGTGTTCATAGGTGTCGCAGCCATCATCGGGGTGGTGCTGCTGATCGCGCCCTTCCTGGTCGCCTACCAGCAGCCCGATCCCGAGAAGCTCTCCGCGTACGAATGCGGGTTCAACGCGTTTGATGACGCGCGCATGAAGTTCGACGTCCGCTTCTATCTGGTTGCCATCCTTTTCATCATCTTCGACCTCGAAGTCGCCTTCCTGTTCCCCTGGGCAGTGGCATTCGGCAAGCTCGGCGCGGCCGGCTTCTGGTCGATGCTGGTGTTCCTGGCCGTGCTGACGGTCGGGTTTGCCTACGAATGGAAGAAAGGCGCGCTTGAATGGGATTGA
- a CDS encoding HU family DNA-binding protein — protein sequence MAKRAARPITVTLKHLAAAAAEEHGLTKKQVEEILTGTVARIARHLRKGDKVRIVGLGILQVRRRAARTGRNPATGEAVPIKATRKVGFRAAKELADAI from the coding sequence ATGGCAAAACGTGCGGCACGTCCGATCACCGTCACATTGAAGCATCTGGCCGCGGCCGCCGCCGAGGAGCATGGGCTGACGAAAAAGCAGGTCGAGGAGATCCTCACCGGGACCGTCGCGCGTATCGCGCGCCATCTGCGCAAGGGAGACAAGGTCCGAATCGTCGGTCTCGGCATCCTGCAGGTCCGCAGGCGCGCCGCCCGCACCGGTCGCAACCCCGCCACGGGCGAGGCCGTACCGATCAAGGCGACCCGAAAGGTGGGATTCCGGGCCGCCAAGGAGCTGGCGGACGCCATTTGA
- the pepT gene encoding peptidase T yields the protein MSDQLLSFTHTVTERFLRYVVIDTQSDPTSPTCPSTMKQKNLGRLLAAELQAMGLSDAHLDEHGYVYATIPANTDKRVPVICFCSHMDTSPDCSGADVKPQIVRSYQGGDLVLPGDPSQVIRAAEHPALKDQIGNDIVTSDGTTLLGADNKAGIAEIMDAALFLISNPHIKHGTIKILFTPDEEIGRGVDRVDLKKLGAEYGYTMDGETAGNIEDETFSADGATIIITGVSAHPGFAKGKMEHAIKIASAIVERLPKDTCSPETTEGKEGFLHPVAISGGLEQARLDFIVRDFSEQGLRQKEALLEDTVRDVMKDYPHSSYRMEVKAQYRNMKEVIDLHPEIVIYAEDAIRRAGLTPVRSSIRGGTDGSRLSFMGLPCPNIFAGEHAFHSRLEWVSIRDMEKAVQTIVHLAMIWEERA from the coding sequence ATGTCCGACCAGCTTCTCAGCTTCACCCATACCGTCACCGAGCGCTTTCTTCGCTACGTCGTGATCGACACTCAGTCAGACCCGACGTCCCCGACCTGCCCCTCCACCATGAAACAGAAGAACCTCGGCCGCCTGCTCGCGGCCGAACTGCAGGCGATGGGCCTGTCGGACGCCCATCTCGACGAGCACGGCTACGTCTATGCGACGATCCCGGCCAACACCGACAAGCGCGTGCCGGTGATCTGCTTCTGCTCACACATGGACACATCGCCCGACTGCTCCGGCGCCGACGTGAAGCCGCAGATCGTGCGCAGCTATCAGGGCGGCGACCTCGTGCTGCCGGGCGATCCGAGCCAGGTGATTCGCGCGGCCGAGCATCCTGCTCTGAAGGATCAGATCGGCAACGACATCGTCACGTCAGACGGCACGACGCTGCTCGGGGCCGACAACAAGGCCGGGATCGCCGAGATCATGGACGCAGCATTATTCCTGATCAGCAATCCGCACATCAAACACGGCACGATCAAGATCCTGTTCACGCCGGACGAGGAAATCGGCCGCGGCGTCGACCGGGTCGACCTGAAGAAACTCGGCGCCGAGTACGGCTACACGATGGACGGCGAGACCGCCGGCAATATCGAGGACGAGACCTTCTCCGCCGACGGCGCCACGATCATCATCACCGGTGTCAGCGCCCATCCCGGCTTTGCCAAGGGCAAGATGGAGCACGCGATCAAGATCGCATCCGCCATCGTCGAGCGGCTGCCCAAGGACACCTGCTCGCCGGAGACGACCGAGGGCAAGGAGGGCTTCCTGCATCCGGTCGCCATCTCGGGCGGGCTCGAACAGGCGCGGCTCGACTTCATCGTGCGCGATTTCAGCGAGCAGGGATTGCGCCAGAAGGAGGCGCTGCTCGAGGACACCGTCAGGGACGTGATGAAGGACTATCCGCACTCCAGCTACCGGATGGAGGTCAAGGCGCAATACCGCAACATGAAGGAAGTCATCGATCTCCATCCGGAGATCGTGATCTATGCCGAGGATGCGATCCGCCGCGCCGGACTGACGCCGGTCAGGTCGTCCATCCGCGGCGGCACCGATGGCTCGCGCTTGTCCTTCATGGGACTGCCCTGCCCCAACATCTTTGCCGGCGAGCATGCCTTCCACTCGCGCCTCGAATGGGTGAGCATCCGCGACATGGAGAAGGCGGTCCAGACCATCGTGCATCTGGCCATGATCTGGGAGGAGCGTGCCTGA
- a CDS encoding response regulator: MPQRHSPNLLPKLLIADDDPCVVRVLAERCSLMGFEVETANGGLQALIKACEIRPDIMVIDVHMPEVDGLSVLTLLTESTQRSEHVIVITGQVGQEITEFCSHINATCIRKGSAFWSDFEKRLIEFYPEKAADIRWARSERTPQRLTERARVLLIDDDMHVRRFYASKLANLGVDLLCAADGASGYWMARRQEPTVIIADYAMPNGDAEYLLTKLRSTPETSTIPVIVQSARSLSNTVRRRLEGSISGYPGAARVLRKSADVGELFDVLQRLCGFSYNLEGSPLYQ, translated from the coding sequence ATGCCTCAACGTCATTCGCCGAATCTGCTTCCCAAGCTGCTCATCGCCGACGACGATCCTTGCGTCGTACGGGTGCTCGCCGAGCGCTGCAGCCTGATGGGCTTTGAAGTCGAGACCGCCAATGGCGGGCTGCAGGCACTGATCAAGGCTTGTGAAATACGGCCGGACATCATGGTCATCGACGTCCATATGCCCGAGGTGGACGGTCTCTCAGTGCTAACGCTGCTAACCGAAAGCACCCAGAGATCGGAACACGTGATCGTCATCACCGGACAGGTCGGGCAGGAAATCACCGAGTTCTGCTCCCATATCAACGCGACCTGCATCCGCAAAGGCTCCGCGTTCTGGAGCGACTTCGAGAAACGTCTGATTGAGTTCTATCCTGAGAAGGCCGCCGATATCAGATGGGCGCGGAGCGAGCGTACCCCCCAACGTCTGACCGAGCGTGCGCGGGTTCTGCTGATCGACGATGATATGCACGTCAGACGATTCTATGCGAGCAAGCTCGCCAATCTGGGAGTCGATCTGCTTTGCGCCGCGGACGGAGCGAGCGGATACTGGATGGCCCGCCGGCAGGAGCCGACCGTCATCATCGCCGACTACGCGATGCCCAACGGCGACGCGGAATACCTGCTTACCAAGCTGCGAAGCACGCCGGAAACCAGCACAATTCCTGTCATCGTACAGAGCGCACGAAGCCTGAGCAACACCGTCAGGCGACGGCTGGAAGGCAGCATATCCGGCTACCCCGGCGCCGCACGCGTGCTCCGGAAATCTGCTGATGTCGGAGAGTTGTTCGACGTCCTGCAACGGCTCTGTGGCTTTTCCTATAATCTTGAGGGCTCCCCCCTCTACCAATGA
- a CDS encoding hybrid sensor histidine kinase/response regulator, giving the protein MTERSFADEILRLAVEACPSGMVMTDGDGMIVMINTETEQLFGYTRDELVGQSVDLLIPEPLRTKHVGSRARFMAAPECRRMGAGRDLFGRRKDGSEFPIEVGLNPIRAGDKLMVLAVIVDISQRKRAERLKDEFVATVSHELRTPLTSISASLGLLAGQWASKLPESAARLLQIAHANSQRLVRLVNDILDIEKMEAGQIVFNMDRIDLHALIESAIEDNRGFAANFRVRLRLDDASVKLDVNADPDRLSQVITNLLSNAIKFSPPGEEVVIAIEERLPNVRVSVRDHGAGIPADFKSHIFEKFAQADATNARKKGGTGLGLSIVKQIVERLGGQVGFADAPGGGTIFFVDLPAWNSEVGGEIDLDADPAAPRLLFCEDRREEAIGVREYLRREGFAVDFAHTLNAGITRSEATRYVAIIVDLKLPDGDGIGLIVRLRAQSANRRTPIIVVSGDPERGKRDPRAAALHVLHWLEKPVSFKPLVEILRTETGIVPRARPRVLHIDDDEDILAAVEAKLRPMVDVISVASIKEARRILPIERIDLAILDIALGEGSGLDLLPQLRSSDGNIIPVIIFAKRRNIELQDNQFEPISSDQTLSLEKLADAVRDRLALPPAHFAEGLHDTYSPAPY; this is encoded by the coding sequence ATGACCGAAAGATCGTTTGCGGACGAAATACTCCGACTTGCTGTCGAAGCCTGCCCGAGCGGGATGGTGATGACCGACGGCGACGGAATGATCGTCATGATCAACACCGAGACGGAACAGCTCTTCGGCTATACCCGCGACGAGCTTGTCGGACAAAGCGTCGATCTGCTCATTCCAGAACCATTGCGGACGAAACACGTTGGAAGCCGAGCCCGCTTCATGGCGGCACCGGAGTGTCGACGGATGGGCGCGGGTCGCGACTTGTTCGGCCGTCGAAAGGATGGCAGCGAGTTTCCCATCGAAGTCGGACTCAATCCCATCCGGGCCGGCGACAAGTTGATGGTCTTGGCCGTCATCGTCGACATCAGTCAGCGCAAGCGGGCTGAACGGCTGAAGGACGAATTCGTGGCGACCGTGAGCCACGAGTTGCGCACGCCATTGACTTCGATTTCCGCTTCGCTCGGCCTTCTGGCCGGGCAATGGGCGAGCAAACTGCCGGAATCAGCAGCCCGGCTGCTCCAGATAGCGCATGCCAACAGCCAGCGGCTGGTACGGCTGGTCAACGACATTCTCGACATCGAGAAGATGGAGGCAGGTCAGATCGTCTTCAACATGGACAGGATCGATTTGCATGCACTGATCGAGAGTGCCATCGAAGACAATCGCGGCTTCGCCGCCAATTTCCGCGTGAGACTCCGGCTCGACGATGCTTCCGTCAAACTCGATGTGAACGCCGATCCCGACCGCCTGTCCCAGGTGATCACCAACCTCCTTTCAAACGCAATCAAGTTCTCGCCGCCGGGTGAAGAGGTCGTGATTGCGATCGAGGAACGTCTGCCAAACGTCCGCGTCTCCGTTCGTGATCACGGCGCAGGGATACCGGCGGATTTCAAGTCGCACATCTTCGAGAAGTTCGCGCAGGCCGACGCGACGAATGCCCGCAAGAAGGGAGGTACGGGTCTCGGCCTCAGCATCGTCAAGCAAATCGTCGAGCGGCTTGGAGGTCAGGTGGGCTTCGCGGACGCTCCGGGCGGCGGCACGATCTTCTTTGTCGATCTTCCGGCTTGGAATAGCGAAGTCGGCGGCGAGATCGACCTCGATGCAGATCCGGCCGCTCCACGCCTGCTGTTTTGCGAAGACCGACGTGAGGAAGCGATCGGCGTTCGCGAATATTTGCGACGGGAAGGATTCGCGGTCGATTTCGCGCACACGCTCAACGCCGGAATTACGCGATCCGAAGCCACCCGCTACGTGGCCATCATCGTGGATCTGAAGCTCCCGGACGGCGACGGCATCGGCCTGATCGTGCGGCTGCGCGCTCAGTCGGCCAACCGGCGGACCCCGATCATTGTGGTCTCCGGAGATCCTGAGAGAGGCAAGAGAGACCCCAGAGCGGCCGCTCTCCATGTGCTCCATTGGCTCGAGAAACCTGTCAGCTTCAAGCCGCTGGTCGAGATTCTCAGGACCGAGACGGGTATCGTACCGCGCGCTCGGCCCCGCGTGCTCCACATCGATGACGACGAAGATATCCTCGCGGCCGTCGAGGCGAAGCTACGTCCGATGGTCGACGTGATCTCGGTTGCTTCCATCAAAGAAGCACGCCGTATCCTGCCGATTGAGCGGATCGATCTGGCGATCCTGGACATCGCTCTGGGGGAGGGATCGGGCCTCGACCTGCTGCCGCAGCTCCGCAGCAGCGACGGCAACATCATTCCGGTGATCATCTTCGCCAAACGACGGAATATCGAACTACAGGACAATCAATTCGAACCAATATCTTCAGATCAGACCTTGTCGCTCGAAAAGCTGGCCGATGCCGTCCGGGATCGCTTGGCGCTTCCACCGGCCCATTTTGCAGAGGGATTGCATGACACGTATTCGCCTGCTCCATATTGA
- a CDS encoding response regulator — MTRIRLLHIEDEPDIREVVELAIALDPVFELRSCESGTEGLAVAAAWRPDMILLDVMMPVMDGPATLARLRTGPQTARIPVVFMTARAQSRETERLRALGAVGVIAKPFDPMTLAASVRTFVTKPTNAPLDELRSAFLVRVEKDAVALEKNRLALQQGLRTNATLEAIRQRAHSLTGAGGIYGFAGLSDAAATLEEAALAELADATATEQTDRALDNVLIETQRCRPAAETPDYFGRS, encoded by the coding sequence ATGACACGTATTCGCCTGCTCCATATTGAGGATGAGCCTGATATCCGCGAGGTCGTGGAATTGGCCATCGCACTCGACCCGGTCTTCGAATTGCGGAGCTGCGAGTCCGGCACCGAGGGACTTGCAGTTGCCGCGGCGTGGCGACCCGACATGATCTTGCTCGACGTGATGATGCCGGTGATGGATGGCCCCGCCACATTGGCACGACTTCGCACCGGTCCACAGACCGCACGCATTCCCGTGGTATTCATGACGGCGCGCGCCCAAAGCCGCGAGACCGAGCGCCTTCGAGCGCTCGGGGCAGTCGGAGTGATCGCGAAACCATTCGACCCGATGACGCTCGCGGCGTCAGTAAGGACGTTCGTCACGAAGCCGACGAACGCCCCCCTGGACGAACTACGAAGCGCGTTTCTGGTGCGGGTCGAAAAGGACGCTGTGGCGCTCGAGAAAAATCGCCTCGCGCTGCAACAGGGTCTCCGTACCAACGCGACGCTCGAGGCGATAAGGCAAAGAGCACATAGCCTCACCGGCGCCGGCGGCATCTATGGTTTCGCTGGTCTCAGCGATGCGGCGGCGACGCTTGAAGAGGCCGCACTCGCCGAGCTGGCCGATGCCACGGCCACCGAGCAGACCGATCGCGCGCTCGATAATGTGCTTATCGAGACGCAACGCTGCCGGCCCGCGGCGGAGACTCCCGACTACTTCGGAAGGTCGTGA
- a CDS encoding class I SAM-dependent methyltransferase: MQVPSGHDRNADQIAYWNGPGGQRWSDRQEAQDILLRPVSRILIERIAARPGERILDVGCGCGGLSIALAGQVAPSGHVLGVDISTPMLERARAVAPAGLPAEFVLADATVHPFPPASFDLLVSRFGVMFFADPVVSFANLRRALKPGGRVVFACWREPKTNPWMMAPLQAVYRHVPKLPEMAPDDPGPFAFASDARVRRILGDAGFSDVALEACALSLDIAIGNGLDAAVQSAFEIGPASRALEGHPPETREAARQSVRDLLAQHLAGESVTLSGSIWLVTARA; encoded by the coding sequence ATGCAGGTGCCTTCAGGTCACGACCGCAATGCCGATCAGATCGCCTATTGGAACGGGCCCGGCGGCCAGCGCTGGTCCGATCGCCAGGAGGCGCAGGACATCCTGCTCAGGCCGGTCTCGCGGATCCTGATCGAGCGCATCGCGGCGCGCCCGGGCGAGCGCATCCTCGACGTCGGCTGCGGCTGCGGCGGGTTGTCGATTGCCCTGGCTGGGCAGGTCGCTCCGAGCGGACACGTGCTTGGGGTCGACATCTCCACGCCGATGCTGGAGCGGGCGCGCGCGGTGGCGCCAGCCGGACTTCCCGCGGAGTTCGTGCTGGCGGATGCCACCGTGCATCCGTTCCCGCCGGCGAGCTTCGACCTGCTCGTGTCGCGGTTCGGCGTCATGTTCTTTGCGGACCCCGTGGTGTCGTTCGCCAACCTCCGCCGCGCGCTGAAGCCCGGCGGCCGCGTCGTGTTCGCCTGCTGGCGCGAGCCGAAAACCAATCCGTGGATGATGGCGCCGCTGCAGGCGGTCTATCGCCACGTGCCCAAGCTGCCTGAGATGGCGCCGGACGATCCCGGTCCATTTGCCTTCGCATCGGACGCGCGGGTGCGCCGCATCCTCGGTGACGCCGGCTTCAGCGACGTCGCGCTCGAGGCCTGCGCGCTGTCGCTCGATATCGCCATCGGGAATGGGCTCGATGCCGCCGTGCAGTCGGCCTTCGAGATCGGTCCGGCCAGCCGTGCGCTCGAGGGCCATCCGCCGGAAACGCGCGAGGCGGCGCGGCAGTCCGTCCGCGACCTGCTTGCGCAGCATCTCGCCGGCGAAAGTGTCACGCTGTCCGGCTCGATCTGGCTGGTGACGGCGCGCGCCTGA